From the genome of Paracidovorax avenae:
AGAAGCGCACCACCCGCTGGTCGAACCCGTCGCCGTAGAACGGCGACAGCGGGATGGCGGCCACGCCGATCTCGCGCGTGAGCCACTGGCAGAACTCCACGTCGCCCAGGTCGCTCACCTGCGAGATGTCCACGCACTGGAAGTAGCTGCCCGCGCTCGGCAGCAGCTTCAGGCGCGAGCCTTCCAGGCCCTGGCGGAACAGGTCGCGCTTGGCCTGGTAGAAGGCCGGCAACTGCCGGTAGGGCGCCGGATCGGCGAGATAGGCGGCGAGGCCATGCTGCACGGGCGTGTTCACCGTGAACACGTTGAACTGGTGCACCTTGCGGAATTCGGCCATGAGCGGCGCGGGCGCGACCACCGTGCCCACCTTCCAGCCCGTGACGTGGAAGGTCTTGCCGAAGCTCGACACGATGAACGACCGCGCGGCCAGCCCGGGGAAGCGCGCAACGCTCTGGTGCTCCGCACCGTCGAACACCATGTGCTCATAGACCTCGTCGCTGACCACGACCACCTCGGTGGGCGCGAGCAGCGCTTCGAGCGCGCGCATGTCCTCGTCCGTCCATACGGTGGCCGAGGGGTTGTGCGGGGTGTTGACGATGATCGCGCGCGTGCGCGGCGTGAGCGCGGCGGCGATGCGGCCGAAATCCGGCCGGAAGGTGCCGGGCGTGAGCGGCACGCGCACCGCCGTGCCGCCCGCCAGCTCCACGTTGGGCACGTAGCTGTCGTAGCAGGGATCGAGCACGATCACCTCGTCTCCCGCCTGCACCACGGCCAGGATCGCCGTCAGGATGCCCTGCGTCGCGCCCGCCGTCACGGTGATCTCGGTGTCCGGAGAATAGGCCCGGCCGTGCAGCGCTTCGATCTTGCGCGCCACGGCCTGGCGCAGCGCCGGCACGCCCGGCATCGGCGGGTACTGGTTGTGGCCCGCGCGCATGGCGCCGGCCACCGCATCGACCAGGGCCGGATCGCAGTCGAAATCGGGGAAGCCCTGGCCCAGGTTCACGGCGCCGTGCTCCGCCGCCAGGGCGGACATCACGGCAAAGATCGTCGTGCCCACCTGGGGCAGCTTGCTGGGGAGGGCCGGCGTGCGCGCGGCAGCGGTGGTGTTCATGTGCGTGGGAGGCAGGAAATCAAAGCTCGTAGTCGTTCACGTGCCCGGTCATCGCGCGGGCCACGAGTTCGCGGTTCAGCCGGTCGCTGAGCAGCTCCGCGAATTTATAGACGAAGTTGCGCAGGTAGGCGCCGCGCTTGAAGGCCACGCGCGCCACGCTCTGTCCGAACAGGTGGCCGACCGGCCGCACCACCAGGTCGCCCAGCGGATCGTCGCGCATGGCCATCTCGGCCACGATGCCCACGCCCAGGCCCAGGCGCACGTAGGTCTTGATCACGTCGGAGTCGATGGCCTCCAGCACGATGCGCGGCTGCAGCTTGCGCGCGGCGAAGGCCTGGTCGATCTTGCCGCGCCCCGTGAACGAGGGGTGGTAGGTGATGAGGGATTCGTGGGCGATGTCGTCCACGCTGATGCGCTCCTGCTGCGCCAGCGGATGGCCCGAGGGCATCACCAGCACGTGCTGCCATTCGTAGCAGGGCAGGGTGACGAGGTCCGGGTAGTCGGCGAGCGATTCCGTCGCCATGCCGATCTCCGCCACTTCGTCGATCACCATGCGCGCCACCTCGTGCGGCGTGGCCTGGTGCAGGCTCACGTTCACCTTGGGATAGGCCTCGCGTAGCTTCGCCACAGGCACCGGCAGCACGTAGCGCGCCTGCGTGTGGGTGGTGGCGATGCTCAGCGTGCCGCTGTCCTGCGCGCTGAACTGCTCGCCGATGCGCTTGAGGTTGCCCAC
Proteins encoded in this window:
- a CDS encoding pyridoxal phosphate-dependent aminotransferase, with product MNTTAAARTPALPSKLPQVGTTIFAVMSALAAEHGAVNLGQGFPDFDCDPALVDAVAGAMRAGHNQYPPMPGVPALRQAVARKIEALHGRAYSPDTEITVTAGATQGILTAILAVVQAGDEVIVLDPCYDSYVPNVELAGGTAVRVPLTPGTFRPDFGRIAAALTPRTRAIIVNTPHNPSATVWTDEDMRALEALLAPTEVVVVSDEVYEHMVFDGAEHQSVARFPGLAARSFIVSSFGKTFHVTGWKVGTVVAPAPLMAEFRKVHQFNVFTVNTPVQHGLAAYLADPAPYRQLPAFYQAKRDLFRQGLEGSRLKLLPSAGSYFQCVDISQVSDLGDVEFCQWLTREIGVAAIPLSPFYGDGFDQRVVRFCFAKRDETLREAVQRLRRL
- a CDS encoding CysB family HTH-type transcriptional regulator; this encodes MNLHQFRFVQEAARRNLNLTEAAKALHTSQPGVSKAIIELEDELGVDIFARHGKRLKRITEPGQHVLKSIELIMREVGNLKRIGEQFSAQDSGTLSIATTHTQARYVLPVPVAKLREAYPKVNVSLHQATPHEVARMVIDEVAEIGMATESLADYPDLVTLPCYEWQHVLVMPSGHPLAQQERISVDDIAHESLITYHPSFTGRGKIDQAFAARKLQPRIVLEAIDSDVIKTYVRLGLGVGIVAEMAMRDDPLGDLVVRPVGHLFGQSVARVAFKRGAYLRNFVYKFAELLSDRLNRELVARAMTGHVNDYEL